From the Aerococcus viridans genome, the window GGGGCAACTGGCTATACAGGTGAAGAATTAATCCGCTTGTTGGTGACCCGACCAGATATTGAATTAACCACTTTAACTTCGAGAAATGAAGTGGGAACTAAGGTTCAGGACTATTATCCTCATTTCAAGGGCTTAATCGACCAATCCTTCGTGGCTTATGATCCAAACCAAATTTTCGACCAAGTGGATGTCTTATTCTTGTGCTTGCCGCACGGGGTATCCATGGAAATCGCTAAAGCAGCGCAAGCACATGACGTCAAGGTGATTGATTTGGGTGCGGACTTTAGACTTAAGGATAGCCAAGTCTACCAAGAATATTATGGCATTCCACAAACAGAACCTGATTTACTTGAACAAGCGGTTTATGGTTTACCTGAACTTTACGCAGATGACATTCACAAGGCAGATTTAATCGCTAATCCTGGCTGTTTTGTGACCTGCAGTTTGCTCGGCTTATTGCCAGTAATCGACCAAGAGTTCATTCGAACAGATTCAGTAATTATTGATGCCAAAACAGGTGTCTCTGGGGCAGGCCGTTCTGCCAAAGTAGCCAACTTACTGACTGAGTTAGGTAATAACTTTTATGCTTACAATCCTATGGC encodes:
- the argC gene encoding N-acetyl-gamma-glutamyl-phosphate reductase, which encodes MIKVGIIGATGYTGEELIRLLVTRPDIELTTLTSRNEVGTKVQDYYPHFKGLIDQSFVAYDPNQIFDQVDVLFLCLPHGVSMEIAKAAQAHDVKVIDLGADFRLKDSQVYQEYYGIPQTEPDLLEQAVYGLPELYADDIHKADLIANPGCFVTCSLLGLLPVIDQEFIRTDSVIIDAKTGVSGAGRSAKVANLLTELGNNFYAYNPMAHRHIPEIEQTLNNVAKKQVTVQFTPHMLPIERGIHATFYLDLTADITEDQVRQIYQDYYQDKYFIHILGQDQLPQIKAVRASNFAHIQVKVDQRTNRLVIFAVIDNLVKGAAGQAIQNMNLMFGLDQTTGLTQVPIFP